GTTAGAACACGTGCATCATGTGCTACCCCTTCCCATCCAGCATAAACATAAGTGAAGACCATGTTACAATCACATATAGCTAAAACATTCTGATAACATTTGCCCTTTCCTCTTCCTCTGTAAACAATTTGTTGATTAGCTGGAATAACTGCATGTACTAATGTCCCGTCGAGTGCACCTATTGTTCCctgcaaataaataaataattatttttacgtTAAAAGTTATAAGAAAATTTTAAcgaaaatatataataattttaaaatacataatACCTTAAAAAAAATTCGTAGCTTTTTATGAGAACTAGGAATATGCAAATTTGAATCGGATGTTGTCGACAATATCTCCTCTTTGGCAAATTTCATCATTGCTTCAAGAACCTCGTGAAAATATTTGTGAACCGTTTGTGAAGAATGTTGAAATCTTCTCTTGATAACCACAAAACGCTCATTAGGACCTATAATAGTCAAAAGTATTGCAATCTTTTCTTCGACAGAAATATGTTTACTATCTACGAGTCATCCTTTATGTCTAAAATGCTGACATAGTCGAACATACGCATCAATTCTAAGCATTGTCGACTAGAGCCGGACAATAATTCTGATGTGTATTTATCACCAGATAAAGACGATGCTAATTCTTTATTTCTTTGGATATTCTTGAGTCTAAAATAATTTCTATACCAATACAAGCACATCAACCATAATATTTGATCTCCAGTGTCCATGTCTAAACTGTTTTAACAAAGAAAATATATAATACACGATAGTAAGCATAACATTGTATGTAAAcaaaaaagttacataaacacAATAAATTAATCAGTAAAACAATACATAAACACCAAACATACGTCAAACAAGACATTTAAAAAAGGTATATCACAGAAAAAAATGTTCTAAGcataatataatattaaaaaattaaaCAAGCATAATAGATACTAGTTGAATAAAACAGCGAAGGTTccatattattaaaaaaattaaataagcaTAATAGATACTAGTTAGAAAAGGCAAAGAAGGTTCCATATTATTAACGTCTACTGAATCTAGCAAATTAGCAAAATCAAAGAATTCCCAATTTTTTTCCCATGGCCTTAATCCAACTCTTTAACTTGTCGTCCTCTGGAATTTTTATCCACACTTTCCTGTAGTTGTCACCTTCACAAAGTATGCTAATAGTTGCACTGTATAATGGTTCTTCCCATCCAAGTGCATCTAATTGTTCTATACATTCCTCAATGTCAGGcccattattatttttaatcaatATATCTAATGCATTACTCATCTTCTCATCAATTTCCAATTAAGACGATGAaaacttctttttctttcccaaaGGTTTCCTTTCACTTGGAACTGAAGACTGAGATGAATAATTAGTAGGAGCTCTATCATTTTGTTACTAACTAGATCTTCGATGCTATCAAGTGTATCTATATCTATAGTAGTAGATACATAAGAGACAACAGGACGAGGATATGTACAGCTTGGACTCCAACCATGAATTCCTGTTGCTGTAGAACCCTCAAAAAGTTTAGTACAAAGATCAGGGAAGGGTAGAGGTGAAGTCTTCAATGCCTTTGCTTTTGGATGAGCCTAtaataaagaaattttaatatgcATGTCAAATTCTTTTcttacagaaaaagaaaataaaaggctAAATTACTAGATAATGAACTAACCTTTATGTATTCATCCCACTCACTATTAGACATTAGAATGGTATTGCTTACTAGGTCATAAATATTGCCAGTCTTTTTAGTTATTGGCAACCAAGCTTGATACTTTTCTTTTAGATAGTCATAATGATTCTTCATCTGCTTTTCTGTGATGCTAAAGCCATGAGTAGTCTCCAAAACTAGTTTAACCTTGTTCCATGAATCTGCCTTCAAACTACTTCCAAGTCTCCCGTTTAAGGATATCTCTTGAATACAACTTTCTAAAAACGTTTTTACTACGTCCATATTTTTCCAACTCGCTCTTGAGTTTTCACTAGATTGTTCCATAGctgaaatataaaataataatgattatcGGATATGACTGATGAAAATAGAAGTAGTAGACCGAGACAATCaatacaaaaaattgaaaacagaAAAAGAGATTTATATTTAGCAGAAAAAAAATCTGTAGAAGCAGACACAAGTGCGTAGATTGCATCTTGTACTCTTCGTACAAGTGAACATGAATTTCAATTTATTGTGAAGGGAGAAGAGAAAGATATGAGGGGGAATAGATATTTattaaaagaaggaaagagaCTTGAATATTCAATTGAATAAACAATAAGCATAAGGCAAACAGCTAACAGTTCCAGAACGGAGGTCCTCCGAGAAGTAGCATGCTATAAATTCTTAACTACATTTTGTTCTTTTCCAAGAAAGCTAAGGTAGTACATTGCCAGGGGAGATCTCTGGAAAAAAAATTCCATCTAAAAGAAACACAGAACATGCTGAAAGTTCTATATCTGTTGGTCAAAATATGTGGAGAAATCTGAATATATTCATAGAAATATGCTTCGATGAAGTTTGGCAGTTGGACTTCCATAGATCCTCAAGGAAGACACAACTCTTTAtactctttttaatttttattttttgattttgaacaGGTAATTTTGGAGGCTCAGATTAGTTATTTACACCCATTAATATTCTTCTAACACTTTCTACTCGACTGAAGCTTCACAATTTTTTGAAGCATAACAAATCAATAGGAATTAACACATCTCTAAGTTCTAATTTTCATCAAAGTTTAATGCTAGAGTTTGAACAACTTTTTGCTTAATTTTTCACTTTAGAAATAACTATTAGAGAATACGAATTGAAATCTTGAAACTCACTTCACAAAATAATAGGCAAGAATATTGCGAATTTCAAAATATAATAACAAAACACTTTCTAAAGGTTTTAGAATCTTACCTGTTCAAGAGAAAACAAGCTTGAGTAGAAGATGATAGATGAAGAGGGGAGGCATGATACTTATATGCACagactgtattgggaaaaaactgaatttacattgaaggtgacgtggcatgacatGAGGAATGGTAaaaacatgatgatcagttaagaggcacGACTGACAACAAATATGGGGAAAGAAaagctaaataggcacgagaggcaattcgaataatacaagcttcgtacctatttaggtcatttaaagccaagagatcagaaggcattgaagacaaggatatgatgacgaaaaggagtccaaattcaatattaaatacccaatacgttagagaattggtattaaataggaatgattgtgtaacgtcttatttaatgtcatttattgctcataattgtctcattaagactaaggtattactcctttacttagaatcaactataaaaagaggaggtctcgtcatttgtaaggacagagGATATCATAAACATTACATTGGAATACAAACCTATTTACTGCTTATTTGTCattctcaaaaagtctattatttctttttcgtctcctgattatcagtagcccgaatttctatttgtctttagctttgaccaaagaatcacatttttggttaaacaaattggttccgttaccggaaatctgataatcttttctttgaaGCTACATTTTACTCGTCTTTATcaacatgtcaaacaacaacaacaataataatagtgataacacattgggaaatcatgaaaatcaaatccatcaaaatcaagacACCTACCGAacattgacgtggttccctcccctctaGATTCACCatgtcaatctcgtgaaggcactcctgcacctgaatcccgtgctgatcaacaagaacaatctgaacattttgaaggaggtgcaaatgaagctttacaaaagctaattgatgcacaggtcggcaaagctcttcaggctctagttagtcgattgcctgctgcaccacccacaccagctcctaataataatacattggagaatcctcattctggtcttgttaattctggtaatggaggaaccaccagtgaaccacaggaagggggaccaggtaattcaaataattcctatttgcaaaatttagttctaaccttgcagaaacagattacGGAACAAAATGAGCATATTGAGCAAATCCCTAGAGtcccgcctgtaataaaaggagtagacatgaacagatactcacaacaaccttggaagccaagtgctgctccccttccaattccgaaaaagttcaaaatgcctgacatcccaaaatatgatggtactatagacccacgtgaccacctgactgcatttacaacagacatgaaaggcaacgacttgaccaaacaagaaatcgaatcagtactggtcaaaaaatttggagaaacactcaccaagggtgcattaacctggtattctcttttatctgaaaattctataaattcttttgctgagcttgcagattcttttattaaagcacactcgggagctcaaaaggttgagaaaagaatggaagatattttcaaaatcaaacaaggggattcagagttgctcagagactttgttgatagattccagcgtgaaagaatgactctaccccgtgtacctgacaactgggctgcaatagctttcacaagtaatttaaatgacaaaagttctaaagccacgagaagactcaaagaaagccttcgagaattccctgcaaccacgtggaatgatgtttacaacaggtacagtacgaagctgcgaattgaagaagataccgtacctaagtttcatcatgaagaaaggggcggctccagaagatcagaaaccgaaaaaagatcaggtaaaaataggtacgatccatatatgggacctccAGGAAAAGACTCACagtcaaaacaagatagccagcaatatgatcaaaaattgaggaacagggaatctggttcttcatcaagattcagaaatgatcggaacagacaagagtcacgagatgatgacagcagtttaaaggcaaggttcggcggatataactttaatgtcactacctccgagctcgtggctgttttgagaggcatgggagataaggtacgatggccaaaagagatgcggtcaaatccaaatagacgcaatccagatcattagtgcgaattccacaatgatcacgggcacaaaacttcagactGTAGATTCTTGCAGAGCGAAGTGGATCATcaattgaagcaagggtacctcactgagttatttagtgaaaaaggtaaacaagcctatatgaaaaataggcaagagcctCCAAAGCCTCTttcacccaagagaacagtgaatgtgataaatgggggagaagatattcacggcataacctacacagcttCCAACAAGGTTTATAAAGTAACAATTACACATGGGAAACGGGTACggcaggttttagaaaatgaaattatttcattcgatgatgcagataccgaaggagtgataaccccacataatgacgcactggtaatatctttacttgtacatgatactaatgtaaaacgagttttgattgatctagggagttccgtaaatattatactactaagggtattacaTGAAATGCAAGATAAAGATAacatgatacccaaggcgcataccttgtcagacttcgacaattcaagtgtggtaacaaaaggagaggtagttctaacaacttttgttgcaggtgttgttaaagaaactaaatttcaggtagttgatatggaaatggcctacaatatgatcatggggaggccttggatccatgatatggatgttgttccatcaactctacatcaagttcttaaatttccatcaccgtgGGGGATTTGTCAAATTCGAGGGGATCAGCATACAGCTAGGAGTATCAACGTTGTAACAGATACGAGCAccgtaaacaaagaaaaatagcaattacaggaaacagttgaaggtgtcagcaatcaaacctcaactgagcaagagaaaacagatttagactcgagacctgatacaattcaagaacctgaggagaatgaaaatatcaaaacaaccattGAAGAACTCGAGgttgtgatattatttgagcagtGGTCTGAACGGAAAGTTTATGTTGGAGCTAATTTAAACtcaaacatgcgaggtatgttaattgaatttctaaaatctaacgtggactgttttgcttggtcccatgctgacatgacagggataccaccggatgtgatgactcacaaattaaacgaagacccatcctttacaccaataaagcaaaagaaaagaaagcaaggggctttcaaaaaccaggtgattcaagatgaggtccaaaagctattaaaaattgggtcaatccgcgaggtaaagtaccctaattggttagccaacacagttgttgtacctaagaaaaatggtaagtggcgagtctgtgtagattatacagatcttaataaagcttgtccaaaagattcttttcctttaccacatatagatcaattaattgatgcaactgcagaacatgaacttttaagttttttagatgcatattcagggtacaaccaaattaaaatggaccctagtgatgaagaaaaaacttctttcatcacaaacagggggacttactgttataaagtaatgccctttggtctcaaatatgctggggcaacctatcaaaggttggtcaccaaaatgttccaagaacatttaggaaagacaatggaggtatatatagacgatatgctcgtcaaaacccagcagtctcatgatcatatttctcatctatctgttacatttgaaattttgcgaaaatttaatatgaaactcaacccagaaaaatgtgcatttggagttgcatcaggtaagtttttgggttttcttgtttctaaccgtggtattgaggtaaatccttctcagatcaaagcaatagaagaaatccctgatatccttactaataaaaaggaagttcaaagattaacggggagaattgcagctttggggagatttatttccaaatcttcagaaaagtgttttaagtttttctctgcactcaaaaagaaagatcattttgaatggaacgaagattgtcaacaagcccttagaaatttgaaagcttatttgtcaaaaccaccattattggcaaaaccaaaggtgggagaaaagcttctcatctatctggTTGTGTCTGAAGTTgtggtaagtgctgttttagtccgtgaggaccaaggtaaacaatctcctatttattatgtaagtaagtccttactagatgctgaaacacgatacccacaactagaaaaattagcattagctttgatcatggcatctagaaaattaagaccttattttcaatgtcatcctattgtTGTAGTTaatgcttttccgcttcgaaacattttgcataaacatgaattgtcagggaggttagcaaaatgtgctatagaattaagtgaatacgaaatcatttatcaacctaggactactataaaatctcaagtattagccgatttcatagctgattttagccagggggtgcatttagaagcagaaaaagaattacaagtttttaatggtgcaaacccggggacttggattttattcactgatggttcatataatgtaaaaggagcaggtctgggtatagttctcataccacctacgggtgaaactattaggcaagctataaaatgtcattctataactaacaatgaagcagagtacgaggctgtaattgcaggtttagaattggcaagagaactcggcataacacaaattataatcaagagtgattctcaactcgtggtcaatcaaatgctggggacttatacagccagggaaactcgaatgcaagaatatctcgaaaaggtacgggaactaataaagcaattccaaacttggaaggtaatgcagatcccaagagatgagaatgtggaagcagatgctttagctaatctcgcatctgcagctgacgtagcaaatgacgcaaatgcttcagtcatacatttatttcattccattctcgaacctgataagaatgaggtaaattttaatcatttaacatgggattggagaaacgaaattattgcttttttacagcacggaaccgtgcctaatgacaaagggaaggctcacgcgcttcacaaaaaagccgctcgatattgtttgtatcaaggaaatctttatcaaaagatgttcggtggaccactagcaaggtgtctcggaccctctcaaacagaatatatGACGAAggaagtgcacgaaggacattatggaaatcacgcagggggaaggtcactggtaagaacattgattcgagcaggatattattggcctaagatggaagaagaggcaaacaacttcgtgtccaaatgtgataaatgtcaaagatacgataataatatgcacagaccagctgagttactacaccctgttatagccccgtggccctttattAAATGGGTAATGGATATCataggtccactaccacaagcaaagggtcaggtaaagtttctatttgtactcacagattatttcactaaatgggtagaagcaggagcatttaaacatgtacgagagaaggaagttaaagacttcatatggcgaaatataatatgccgctttggagcaccaaaggagatcgtgtgtgataatggaccacaattcataggagctcaaatcacagaatttcttcaaagttggcagattaaaaggataacatctacgccataccatccagtgggtaatggacaagcggaatccacaaacaaagtcattatcaataacttgaagaagaggttacaagattcaaaaggtaattggcctgagataTTACCTGGAGTaatatgggcttatcgtacaacgacaaaaacaagcactggagaaacaccattttcaatggtttatggtacggaagccttaattccagttgaaataggtgaaccgagcacacggtacgttcaggcaacggaggaatctaatgatgaagagatgcgggtcaaccttgatttgcttaaaggaagaagagaagctgcattgataagaatggcagcacaaaagcaagtaattgaacgatattacaataggaaagcacgcctcagatttttcaaaattgaggactttgtgcttaaaaaggtgtttcaATCTACAAAgactgctaattcaggaaagctaagtccaacgtgggaaggaccatacagagttcgtgacattgcgggtAAAGAAGCATAcaagttggagacaatggacagCAAAGTTTTACCCTCGCATTGGAATGTCGTCCATTTAGAGagatattacttttgagaaagtacccacggtcaggtatcgccatgttaaaaattttcttttgaattatttaagttttactaacgattttagatgctaggcaaaaaccctaactcgtgccaaatgatgagtcacgacctgcaaggcaaaatggagtactctaaaattcccagcctagggttacaattaatttgatggaaatacacacgagttaggcagtcttcatctataatcgcacctccgagtcccgtatatttttctgtttcaggaaaaggaccaaattgaaagaaataaacaagtgctcaaGGCTttatacttcaccgctcaaacacttgggggactacatattatacacagatatgtgtagaaaCACAGATACaaatatcgaacaaaagtcggccacaaagaggcaagtgttgagaaaaagttacgaagtcttcagcattcatcatCGTGTTCAACAAACACAAGACATTCATCATACTATTTTTCCCATGAGAAccacagagtcatctctcaaactcataaacgaagtcacctctcaaactcttcatataaagatagggtcatgactgtgtactgaaacaggttatgaagaaaaaccttgtttattttatattatgtaaaaatctgttacaagaaaaatagttacgaggaagttatagatgtattttaatatatgtaatagtcaaaaaacttgttaaagttcatgaataaaaacttgtcaaagttgtttcatacaaaacatgtgtattcctatttctttcatcgtattataacaccattatgaagttgagacgtcttcttcattaagtgtcgataaaataaaagggccctcttttataagcctcatgttaataagtcatgagaagaatcataaagcattttcaaaggataaaaatgctaaactattctataagtcctaaataagtaaggaaaaggcaagaatagaacacattgaagtactaacaaaacttcttaatataattaaaaagactaagtagaaacttagtcaataaaagtttatacaagtgccccattatgataactggggactttcaccaaaaaatcccttaaaaactaagggataaaaccatcatccaattgaaggggttagcacatACATTCAACTAGTTACTCAAGgggttggaacatcagaagttgcaatctcATTTTCAGGGGCAGTCACAGGCACGGTAACAACTTCTGAGGGAGCAACAATATGAGTGGTTTCAACTGGGCCTGGAGTGTTAAAATCACCAAGGGAAGCAAGAGTCATGGGAGCTTCAGCTTCCATGGActgtgtcatagaagtttcaccctcgggagccggaattgcaactccaattaccgcagtagccacttcttcatttaaaagctcttctgccccaggagttccaagtgcaggagaaggagtatcaactgGTTGTTGGCTTTTTTCAACAGTGTCTAAGACTTTGGCTAATTCAgattgcaaatcaaagttttcttgagtagcttccatcaaagcatcacggcgagattttagaaaagcccaacttacctctatgttgaagttctcctcaagaagtccatactccctttcccacatagcaagatcgttcttCAATATCTGGTGTTCAGCTAagtgggaatcaagggaagcttcaagggaggcatgagaactcttcaaagcacgtatctcgtcagaggagatccttaagtcagcctgagcttgagtcaagctttgcactaactcccctgcatattcttctttcttctccacaagtgccttaagctctctgatttcttcactggcctttgataattgttctgaaaatgagtactccaaaagctccttatctttttcaaattggtttgaagaagccttggcaattgctagctcagaagtcaaaccacgcttttgctgctccaggtgatttctactttcttgcaactcctctatggtcccctgagcattctcaaactgctcctTCCAGTTTGCTACCTCAAGCTGGGTTTCCTCGGCTATTCTCCTAGCCTCAGAGATAGCCTTCGTAGACTCTCGATCCTTCTTCTCTAGAGTGGAGATTCTTCCCATTAACTCAGTACCAATAAGATTAGCCTATAAGGGAAAGGCATCAAATGTGGGAATATAGAGAGATATAAAAAAACTTGTAAGTTAAAAGAGAAGTACCTTCaaggtagaatgaactatgtcattcattaGAGTCAAGCAactgtggctctccatcttcttcttctcaatatctccgattagaggctcgagccaaacatcagctccaccagtctttctcaaaaggctatgatgggcaggaacttcaagagtaacacttctcagCCATGCCTTTGCTGCTAGAACCCGCCTCTGTATGCTGAATAGAGTGAGGGGGGACAATGGAAGGAAGAGTagtaaaagaggtaaaaacaatGGGAGCTGTGGGAGTCAAAGTAGGGACAGTAGGAGCAGATATGGGAACCAAAACAAGTAAAGAAATAGGAGTCGATAAAATAGGCAAAGAAATACTCGTGGTTGTCAAAGGAATAGAAGAAATGGGAATAGAAGAAGAGAGGGGAGTTTCACCAAGAACTGGTCCAAACTCTccactctcaaaaccactaacaaaGAGACGTCGAATTGATTCATTAGAGCCTCTTGGAGTGGAATCCTCATCAGAAAGGATTTGAACAGGCTCGGAGATAGAGGCTCGAGTAGGAGCATCTTCAACTTCATCTCCATCAATGACGCATCTCCTGGCTCTTGGCCTAGCTATCAAAGAggtattctcttcttcctcattctcagaactttcttctacaacttttctttttggtcgCGTGTCCCGAGTCTTTTCCAAATCAAGTGAAGCGGTTGAAGACGCTCGAATGACAACAGCTACCTCAGCTGTCATACCCCTGAtaccaaatcctgataaaaatagggataaagaattaaaataagaaagaattcaatatacggcaaagcataaggaaatacataccatgggacttcactttccaaccattcaaaagagaaattgatttccaagttctcgcctccataggcgcaatcttcaaaattgaatctacccaaccacggaagttaggaacgtgttccacatctcccatggttgctacaaaaagccaaaaaaagacgagattagaaaagaaataaaaattctTAAAAAGTAGATACGGTAAGATAAAGAAAAatttacgtgcaaaattccacttctcagggaagggaatgttTGTTTCACCCAACAAATTCACCGTACGTACAGCAACGTAACGACAATaccaccctcgatccttgtcatcttcgaggtttaccaaaaccttcttgcttcttgcagtcaaggtaaaaactccatggcggaataatttggggtggtaTAGGTGAATAAGATGGGAAAAGGTAAAATTAACATTGGCTTTGGTAGACAAATACCTTAAGCAAGCCACAGCTCTCCAAACAAGAGGACCTACTTGTGCTaagcaaattttgaaaaagcAGCAAAATTCAAGTATAACTGGATCAATGGCAAGATTAaatcccaaagtaaagggataagtataaacgaaagagAATCCAATTCTGAAAGAAGAAATTCTCTGGTTGGGGGCAGGAATCATCATACGAAGATTATCTCTCCAATTACAATCTTTCCTAACAGTAGGAATCACAAGTTCAGTTATTAAAGAAGGATAGGTGTCAactttttctaaatttttaacttGTTCTTGGAGAGATCTTCTATCATTCCCAAAAGATAAATCATTGGGTACGATTTCTTCAACTAAAGGTTCCTGAGTAGGTTCAaaaagttctttacctttagaagaaggggtctttgggatagaactcctaaTACCAGAAGATGAAGAAGCAGAACCAGATGAATCACCACGAGTGGATCCTAGGCTCAAGCTCTGAGgcctacctcctctgcctctcCTATGTCTTACGGGGGCATTGGGGAAGTGATCTAGAATTGAAacttttctagggttagggtttggagatgacattgttgaaTAAGGATGAACTAAAGGGGAAATAAAGCAAAAGTGAATAATAAATTGCTTGTTGAAGGtctatgaagaagaagaagacaaaatAAAGAGGGTTAAATATGTTTATAATGACAaccgtcaaacttagaagtgtaatgacggaaagcctataataaaggcaactatcacttcgtgaatagtgggaATAAAGAAGCCTTGAAAAAAGGGTGCAGAATTGCAGAACCAATCAGAAAGTGACACATGTGCAAAGCATTAATTAGAAGGGCCAATTGAAGCATCAGTATTGTCATAGAATTAATTATGgcaaaaattccctttttatgaagatccacttcccagatatttaattgataaataaatggaaagtagggggactatctgtattgggaaaaaactgaatttacattgaaggtgacgtggcatgacacgaggaatggtcaaaacatgatgatcagttaagaggcacgagtgacaacagatacggggaaagaaaagctaaataggcacgagaggcaattcgaataatacaagcttcgtacctatttaggtcatttaaagccaagagatcagaaggc
This genomic stretch from Nicotiana sylvestris chromosome 9, ASM39365v2, whole genome shotgun sequence harbors:
- the LOC138878213 gene encoding uncharacterized protein, with amino-acid sequence MEQSSENSRASWKNMDVVKTFLESCIQEISLNGRLGSSLKADSWNKVKLVLETTHGFSITEKQMKNHYDYLKEKYQAWLPITKKTGNIYDLVSNTILMSNSEWDEYIKAHPKAKALKTSPLPFPDLCTKLFEGSTATGIHGWSPSCTYPRPVVSYVSTTIDIDTLDSIEDLMSNALDILIKNNNGPDIEECIEQLDALGWEEPLYSATISILCEGDNYRKVWIKIPEDDKLKSPNERFVVIKRRFQHSSQTVHKYFHEVLEAMMKFAKEEILSTTSDSNLHIPSSHKKLRIFFKGTIGALDGTLVHAVIPANQQIVYRGRGKGKCYQNVLAICDCNMVFTYVYAGWEGVAHDARVLTEIASNPNNGFPFPPPNKYYLCDAAYPNIRGFLAPYLNIRYWLGDYHRRRSINKEEKFNHAHAQLRNVIERAYGILKARFPILDKMTPYPIDVQRDVVIACFAVHNFIRKERLNDDLFNQYDLPQVIFEEEGELEQELDETSGPSWTAEDSQFMNNMREELALQLM